The Osmerus eperlanus chromosome 1, fOsmEpe2.1, whole genome shotgun sequence genome includes the window TAGCTTGACAGAGGACTACCCAAGAAAGAACGCGGAGATCCTCAGCGGTCAGTACGGGACTAACTTGTTTTTAGTCGGCTTATCGTTGATGCTGGCGATAGCATACGAAGGAGCATCAGTGAAGGAAGAGCACCTGCTGTCGTTTATTACGACCCTCATGATCCTGCAACTGGTATGGATGATGTGGTACGTCGTAGTGCGAGACAGACGAAATAATGTACCGGTGGACAAAGATGTACACGCGACTACCTGTTGGGTAAGAggtaagtaggcctacagtaggctatatacAATTATGCTGTCAATATTTAGTCGTCACTGTAATAGGATACTGAATATTTGGAGTAATCTAAATCTATCAAAAAAAAATCAATCAATTCTTCAAAGTTTTTGCGTGTTTCTATAATAACCAATCATTATTAATTGGTAGGTGGATTAACTGTTCTGGCTCTCCTGGCTTTGATAATGGATGCCTTCCGTATTGGCTATTATGTGGGCTACCACACGTGCATATCGGAGGTGCATGGAGTATACCCCGTCATTCACGCAACTCACACCATAGCACAAGTAAGACCATATTCCCCATTTAATTAGAAAGAATTGTGTCTGTATTGTTGTTCAGAATAGTGTGGTATTTGTTTCTCAGGCTTTAAAGTTTCATGAACGCCATAATCCTGTCAATGTCCatgttggtgtattgtttaacacaggttacttttatacttttactttCAGCTGAAGAGTTGTTGGGATTTAAAGTTTTTAAACCATGTTGGCTGATTTGTTCAGTTCTCTGGTGTTATCTTTTAGGTGCATTTCCTTTGGTTTCACATCAAAGACGTCATCAAAACTTTTGAGACCTTTGAAAGGTATGCGGAATATGATAACCTttcacataaaaaataaaatacacaatACATTTCCAATGACACAAAATATGTATATTTCCTGCCTAGGTTTGGTGTCATCCATGCAGTCTTTACCAACCTCCTCCTCTGGTGCAACGGTGTGATGTCAGAGTCAGAGCACTTCCTGAGCGACCACATTAGAAGAGTCTCAGCCATGGACCCTCTAAACCTTACCATAGGTAAGGGCCATGGGGTCGATTGCTGGCTTGTATCTAGAAGAAAAGTACAATAGTCCACTTGAGAGCTCACTTCAATCGAGTAAAGAAAGGTTTTGGAgctggggggatggggagggggggcagtgggggTTAGGTAGGCAGTCCGGCAGGTCTTGTTTGTGTCGAACGCCTCTCTCTTAGGTTTCACATGATGCACTCGACCGCTAGCCCCTACCCACTCCCCTTCTCCACCCACTCCCCCTCTTGGCACCCCCAGCTCAACCTCAGACGGCTTTGTCTCCGCCCTGGTGCTCCCAAGGGCACTGCAATTACAGTAACTGATACATCTTAAgccaggggtggaggggcttgAGAAGGGGGGACATCTTAAgccagggggaggctggaggggggttggTCGTCTTCACTGGTTCCCCCTCATATCCGGACGACTGTGAGGCTGGCTGCACCCCGGCTGTTGTTCCCTTTTTAATTAAAGGGAGCAGGACCGTGGTGGTGCCCTTTGGAGGGGGTTGCTGGTTGTGGTGTTGGGTGTGGAAGATATGGCAAAGTAGATGGTTGAGGCCTTAGTTGATTCAAAGTGTTTTTCAGGAGTGCCTCACCAGTTAAAACTATTTGAATACAGTGCACTTGAAAGAAGCAAGCACATCAGTATTTTGGGGAATAGCTGAAGAAAGTATGTGTCATTGTCCAAAAGGATATTTGACTGTGTATGTTTACTTTACTTACAGGCGTTGTGAACACTGCCTGTTTATGAACAATGAGACTattgagaaagagggaaaacatATAAAACTTCTAAAATAGCTAGGACATGAAGCAGAAAAGAACTTCTTCAGTTCGAAGATTTGATAAAATTACTGtttattcatttttacttcTGTGACTGATCATTTTTATGCATCGTATACAGACTGGTTGAGTGTCTAATAAATCAGCAATACTGATTTAGTACCGCATTACTGCATTACTTCAGGACTACAATTTTGTTGGGAAGACATTCATGGTCAAAGTCTGTTTGCAGACTGTAATAACTTATATGACTGCTCATTTAAAAAATTCTGATGGATACAGTATTGGATTCTAAATGTtgggttgttgtgttttttttttttttagtttcAGTGCATTCCGAACCTAATTGCAACTGCACCACCAGCTCCTGCGGCATATTTTCCAACAGCCTGTACTATCTGTACCCATTTAATATCGAGTATCACATATTTGTCTCCGCCATGCtctttgtcatgtggaagaacATAGGACGCAATATCGACCTCATGTACAATCGGAAGAGGCCAGCGACGAAGACCCAAGGCCTGGTGATAGGCCCCCTTCTAGGCCTGCTCGCGCTGGCCAGCACCATTGTGGTGCTGGTGATGTACATCATCCACATAGAGGAATCAATTTATACCCGGGAGTCAGCTGTGTCCATGTTCTACTGTTACGGCATAGTTATTCTGGTGTTCATGTGCTCAGCCGGGGTAGTGGGTCTGGTCATCTACAGAGACGATCAAACCCCCATGGACACGTCCAAGAACCCATCGAGGCAGCTGGACATGGAGCTCCTCTTCAGTTCCTCCGTGGGCTCCTGGCTCATGTCGTGGTGCAGCGTGGTGGCCGTGTCGGCCTCCAGCAGCAGTCTCCCTTACCGCTGGACCAACCTGATGTACTCTCTCCTGATAATCCTGGAGAAGTACATACAAAACCTCTTCATCATCGAGTCCCTGTACCGCCAGAGGGAGGATTTCGAGAGGGAAGATCCCGAACTGCCAACTGCTCCAGAGATCTTCTCGGTCACCTCCTCTCTGACGCCGTCCTACAATGGTATCATCAACCAGGCATACGAAACTCCAGACAAGAGTTGTGTGACCTTGGAGAACGAGCAGGAGGAGAATGGACAGGTATACGGGTGCCCGCGGAAACAATCGGAAGTGACCCTTCCCGTAGTTACCGAAGTTGTGGAGACCCCAAACAGGAAGAGGCAGATTCTAAAAAACatttcagtcttcctcctcaTGTGCAACGTCTCAGTAAGTTCACTCACATAGAATGTTCTGATATTTAGCTTTTATCTACTGGTATTGGATTACTACATACCATACTTTACCATAAATAGTTAAATACTACTTCCTGCTCTATTCTGATAGACGTTTGTTCAGGTAAATACACTTCTCCACCTATAGCTAACAAGACCATAAAGACACAAAGTTTACACTGCACCAGAGGTATATTTCATTTATAAAATACACATACAAAAGATCATATGTTCAGAGTTGTGTTTGGATTATTATCTTAGTAAATCAGTTCAATGATTAGCTTATAACAAGTTGAAAGCAATGTTCGGAAGTTTTGAAACTTGACTGATATTTGACAGCCATTGTGCATGCCAAGTTTGCAAAGTGTCCTAAGGCTCCAGTTCAGCTCCAACTGCAGAAGAGTTAAtttgtctccacccctcccccactcccttttCCTTGCTGGTGTTTTTTTGGACATTAGAGCAATCTAATGCATATAGGGGAACCAGTGTTCAAGGGGGCAGAAGAAAATGCCACCACACAGCTCTGGTTGTCAAACATGGTTTAGCAATGTTGTTCACAACATTGAGATGGCTACCTTATATACAGTCGTTCTACACTCGGATACATTAGATTAGATTTGTCATTCAAAAATCATGACTTATCATGACTCCTGTCAACCTACTTTAAAGTTAGAACACATCCATTTGAATTAAAAGATAACTGTTTTTCTTATAGGCTTTGTAGTCCTTTTCAAATGTATTGCCCATTCTAACTTTCCTTTGTCCCTCATCAAGCTATGGATCCTCCCTGCCTTTGGCTGCCGACCCCAA containing:
- the otop1 gene encoding proton channel OTOP1, with protein sequence MEEDGGLDIMCLNKYCNSSSSSSSSGRENKFFTKLKVSLTEDYPRKNAEILSGQYGTNLFLVGLSLMLAIAYEGASVKEEHLLSFITTLMILQLVWMMWYVVVRDRRNNVPVDKDVHATTCWVRGGLTVLALLALIMDAFRIGYYVGYHTCISEVHGVYPVIHATHTIAQVHFLWFHIKDVIKTFETFERFGVIHAVFTNLLLWCNGVMSESEHFLSDHIRRVSAMDPLNLTIVSVHSEPNCNCTTSSCGIFSNSLYYLYPFNIEYHIFVSAMLFVMWKNIGRNIDLMYNRKRPATKTQGLVIGPLLGLLALASTIVVLVMYIIHIEESIYTRESAVSMFYCYGIVILVFMCSAGVVGLVIYRDDQTPMDTSKNPSRQLDMELLFSSSVGSWLMSWCSVVAVSASSSSLPYRWTNLMYSLLIILEKYIQNLFIIESLYRQREDFEREDPELPTAPEIFSVTSSLTPSYNGIINQAYETPDKSCVTLENEQEENGQVYGCPRKQSEVTLPVVTEVVETPNRKRQILKNISVFLLMCNVSLWILPAFGCRPQYDNGLEQEIYGFTIWITVLNFAIPMNLFYRMHSVASLFEVFRRV